The following are encoded in a window of Perca flavescens isolate YP-PL-M2 chromosome 24, PFLA_1.0, whole genome shotgun sequence genomic DNA:
- the LOC114551259 gene encoding uncharacterized protein LOC114551259 — translation MEMIQSHYRLIGVSFPVSSCSLDHKPLREKISILLEVLKLQSEKKQVELTGCSDEESEVRSFLQCLPYISQLSCDPEFFQRVCSLISVRSREEAEQLSSVLQLLGFSLLLTGELRSKTCRSVGTVVRLCGSDVDLILTPRKMSVRGASLLFRRTTQLHSLKLSTDMALLMCRWVRRGTVACRLTMEELSLSSQTAQPSERGLMKVVSSLASLLRYWTVRRLDLTEVCVPAQGLIPLLLHDGPLTIKLSEKVLQPLLSVLHEIQDEALTCSFLRKVGGELTSCCLNWELLHHLLLQSSALTITVNMRKNRFLQESVTRLLPFLDTIVFKRPCPSFVLTAIREIYKARASPVIPSLLRSLDDVINLTCRQMDSEDFAALLFTLRHSDRVQLNLTWTSIPAGDIKSILLMLDKVSHLSVDRNQLLRLVHCCAASEAQQGAAAGLLRTLQHRLDLSCCSSVELDHQSDSLSLTAEDCRAVSTILTHSSRDTQLLLQDCELEDSGLDLLFPVLHRVRLRASKAVLLRLVSLVPVDSERDSVRRAVSLRTALDGQLDLSHSTLDQRACGALALMLDFSEELPELDLSHCGLTDQLLLTLSAHLHKVQVLDLSHNNITDASADLLLRLSINPSTDTVRLFGNNIVDRTSFKKDQRFEMW, via the exons ATGGAGATGATacaatcacactacaggctcaTTGGAG TCAGTTTTCCAGTCAGCTCCTGCAGTCTGGATCATAAACCTCTCAGAGAAAAGATCTCCATCCTCCTGGAAGTGCTGAAACTCCAATCAGAGAAGAAACAAGTGGAGCTGACAGGCTGCTCAGATGAAGAGAGTGAAGTGAGGAGTTTCCTACAGTGTCTGCCTTATATCTCACAGCTCAG ctGTGATCCCGAGTTCTTCCAGAGAGTGTGTTCACTGATCTCTGTCAGATCCAGAGAGGAGGCCGAGCAGTTGTCCTCtgtgctgcagctgctgggctTCAGCCTGCTGTTAACAGGAGAGTTACGCAGCAAAACCTGCCGGTCTGTGGGGACAGTTGTCAGACTTTGTGGCTCTGATGTAGATCTCATCCTCACACCAAGAAAGATGTCTGTCAGAGGAGCCTCCCTCCTCTTTAGACGTACTACACAACTTCACAGTCTGAA GCTTTCCACAGACATGGCCTTGTTAATGTGTCGATGGGTCAGAAGAGGGACAGTGGCCTGTCGGCTGACTATGGAAgagctttctctctcctctcagacAGCCCAACCATCAGAGAGAGGGCTGATGAAGGTTGTCAGTAGTTTGGCTTCCCTGCTGAGATACTGGACAGTCCGACGGTTAGACCTGACGGAGGTCTGTGTTCCTGCTCAGGGTCTCATTCCTCTGCTGCTTCATGATGGTCCTCTAACAATCAA ACTGAGTGAGAAGGTTTTGCAGCCACTACTCTCCGTCCTCCATGAAATCCAGGATGAGGCCTTGACCTGTTCCTTCTTGAGGAAGGTTGGTGGAGAGCTGACATCCTGCTGTCTGAACTGGGAGCTCCTTCACCATCTGCTGCTGCAGTCGTCAGCTCTCACCATCACTGTGAACATGAGGAAGAACCGCTTCTTACAGGAGAGCGTCACACGTCTGCTTCCCTTTCTGGACACGATTGTGTTCAAAAG ACCCTGTCCCAGCTTTGTGTTGACCGCCATCAGAGAGATCTATAAAGCTCGAGCCAGTCCCGTTATACCCAGTTTACTGAGGTCATTGGATGATGTCATCAACCTGACCTGCAGACAGATGGACTCGGAGGACTTTGCTGCTCTGCTCTTCACCCTGAGACACAGTGACAGAGTTCAACTGAACCTCACGTGGACCTCCATACCAGCAGGGGACATAAAGTCCATCCTCTTAATGCTGGACAAAGTCTCTCATCTCAG TGTTGACAGGAATCAGCTGCTGAGGTTGGTCCACTGCTGCGCTGCCTCCGAGGCCCAGCAGGGGGCAGCAGCCGGCCTGCTCAGGACTCTGCAGCACCGGCTGGATCTGTCCTGCTGCTCCAGTGTGGAGCTGGACCATCAGAGTGACTCTCTCAGTCTGACTGCTGAGGACTGCAGGGCCGTCTCCACCATcctgacacacagcagcagagacacacagCTCCTCCTGCAGGACTGTGAGCTGGAGGACAGCGGCCTGGACCTGCTGTTTCCTGTCCTGCACAGAGTCCGTCTCAG AGCCAGTAAAGCTGTCCTCCTCCGGCTGGTGTCCCTGGTTCCTGTGGACAGTGAGAGGGACTCAGTGAGACGGGCAGTGTCCCTCCGTACAGCCCTGGATGGACAGCTGGACCTCAGTCACAGCACGCTGGATCAGAGGGCCTGTGGAGCTCTGGCCCTGATGCTGGACTTCAGTGAAGAGCTGccagagctggacctgagtcaCTGTGGACTCACTGACCAGCTGCTGCTCACACTCAGCGCACATCTGCACAAAGTTCAAGTCCTGGA TCTGAGTCACAATAACATCACGGATGCTTCAGCTGACCTGTTACTGCGACTGTCCATCAACCCGTCCACTGACACCGTGCG ACTCTTCGGGAACAACATTGTGGACAGAACCTCCTTTAAGAAAGACCAGCGCTTTGAGATGTGGTGA